In Gossypium arboreum isolate Shixiya-1 chromosome 3, ASM2569848v2, whole genome shotgun sequence, the sequence ATGATCAAAGTTCCATCGATTTCTCCTCCAACGTTGACACCTCACCCAATAAAAATGCTTTAcctaattgattttattttagagacaaattccaagattttctctctttttttttaaattttttttctttttctatattCATAGATAAAAAATTTGTCAATTCATAGAGTTTTGGTTACTTCATTTCTGTATTTCATTAAAGGTCAAAAGctggttttttatttatttatttttaactcaAATATTTTTTCCCATCACTTTTCCAGGAAAAATAAATCTTAAGCCGATTGGAATTTTTTAGCTTGATTTGAGATTCTCAAGTTTCATGGTTTTTGTATTTTCCCCCTTGAAAATTGAATTTGCAATTTATGGTTTTCTTTATGGTGTCAAAAACAAAGGGTTGACTTTTTTCTTGGGATTTTATCAAATTGAAGGATTCCACTTTCCAaccagaataaaataaaaattttgaattttgggggTTAGGGTTTGATCATTCATCTCCTTTTGCTTTCTGGGTGattggttttttctttttttgaaaaatCTCAATCTTTAAGGGgctttataatttattataaaagaCCCCATTTTTTCTCTTGAAATCCAAGTTATTCAATAGATTCAGAGCTTTTGAGTAGAATTGTCAATGGATGCTGCCCCTAATGATGTGAAGGAGGTTAATGGACATAAAAGGAACTCTTTAAGTTCTATAGATTCTGCAGAAACTGAAGATCACACTGATGGAGAAGAATACAGTGAGTCAAATTCTTTGTTGCTACCTAAAAAAGGTGGGATGTCAAGAAAATCTGaaaagacaaggagaaaagtCCAATGGAATGATAGAAATGGTGATAAACTTGTGGAGATCATGGAATTTGAACCAAGGtaaaattgggtttttttttttattttttggagtTTATCTTCTAACATGACAGTACTTCTGTTTGATGTTTTGAGAACTTTGGTTCTTTTCGTTTGGCTTCTTTGTTTGCATATTCTGTTTGAATTTGATCAAGTGTAAAGAACATAATTACTTGATAGTATCTGCAAATTCCCTGTGCTTTTACTTGCTTACCATTTTGTCCTTAAAACATATTATGCTGTACTCCATTTTTGATGTGTACATATCAGTGTCTAACTAAATGATAATTCTTAGAATAGAACAAATGAGTACAAAGTTTGTAACTTCATGTTGCATATAAACTTCACTCTTAAGGCAATGCAATGTTTATCCCTTTTTAATGTTCTGTAGATGCATGATTGTGTTCCTTTTAAGGGTTTGATTTGGGGATAATTTGCTGATTTAATAATTGGTTTATATCAAATTTAAGTTTCTTGTTTCATATTCCTACGAATGAATCTGAATCGAGGACTTGGCTGTCACTCATTATAAAGTTTTAGGACAAGGTTTTCAACTATTTTAATTGTGCCAAATGCCTTCTATTACAGCATGCTTTTGCACCTTTCTTCAAAATTTCCGTTCGTATTAGCTATAGACGTTATCTGAATCAATAACACAGTGAATATCTGCTCGGGGGATTTCGTGTTTTTATGTTCTATTTATGTAGTTTGTGATCTACGCCTTTTAATGCTTTGGCATCCAATGGACTATCTTCTCTAATAACACGATTTGAATAGTTCTTGTTGTCTTAATTACGAGTTACTTGAATTCTATTGCATGGTATATTTTTTGGTTTTTGTGATCGATATGGTGGCCTATTTTGGGATCTTTTGTATTAGTATTGTTTTATGCTGGAAGAATTGCTGATTGAGCATGAACGATCCTACACAATTTTTGACATATATTGATCGGTAACTCTAGGTTTCGTGCGTTCATGATATATGTCAAACTACAAAAGAAAAGGATTAGTGTGAATTACAATTTGGCCTTGTAATATGATGATAATGTGTTTTTTTTCGGTTGATTCACTGTTGTATCTCTCATTTCCTAATGTCCTATCCGTGCTTGCAGTGATGTGAGCGATTCTGAAGACGACGAGGATAAAGATTCCTGCATATGTATAATAATGTAGATATAGGGCATTTTTTTTTTCTGCTGGAAAAAAAATCGATTGGGCTTCATTTTCAACCTCGAGTTTGATATCTTGTTACCAGATAGCACTGGTCTCAACTCTTTTTTGGAAGGATAGAACAGAACATCAAGAAGCTGACCGAGGCAGTCTTCTTGTAATTTTGCATCGAATTGGAGGCCCCCCATGGGGGTTTATCACATGTTCCACCATTAACAGATGAGAATTTCACGGACCTTATCTCACAAACGGAAGCAGATGAAGATGACCGTTTATCTTTGCACGATGTGTATTCATTAATCATTACAATTGTCTCTGTTTTTGTATGCTTTTTCTTGTATGTTGATATATACGAGTCGAACAATGTTAGAAGAGATAGCATTCCTTGATACTGAAACAAAACAGTCGAATACTTTGCAGCTTATGTTCTTCTGAATGTTAGATCTCCATAAATTAACATTCTATGTTGCTATTTTCCTATCTGCTGATAAATTATGAGTTAAAGATCAAGCTGTTGAGCTTTGTTATTATGGTTACTGTTTAGTCGAGTACCGGAAACTTCTGAACTGCAAATGAATCTGAGTACCAGAAACTTCTGAACTGATACCATCAAGTTCTTGTTGCAGTGTGTGAACTATGCATATTCTGGTTGTCTTTGTTTAAAGCATAGAATTTTTGGCACAATGTGCTGCATGATAGATCGATGCATACCCCGGAATTCCATTACGATCCGATTCTGATATCGATAACTGATGAAGAGCTTTAAAATATTCAATTGATAACTGTTCTGCATATATGCAAGCCCT encodes:
- the LOC108474700 gene encoding uncharacterized protein LOC108474700, translated to MDAAPNDVKEVNGHKRNSLSSIDSAETEDHTDGEEYSESNSLLLPKKGGMSRKSEKTRRKVQWNDRNGDKLVEIMEFEPSDVSDSEDDEDKDSCICIIM